In Brassica rapa cultivar Chiifu-401-42 chromosome A06, CAAS_Brap_v3.01, whole genome shotgun sequence, a single window of DNA contains:
- the LOC103849569 gene encoding uncharacterized protein LOC103849569, translating into MMEMATIKAIANRLGFLKILQFLATILVVECDHDDGVGQFSRNLTTMSFLPTKESICFCDVVTAKRFERMYVYKIPSLGSIDSTFHFKTIANLLLYFWKFTIFLREMSEGLRRSIQDINLGCNDAPFVLPREVVRQAEEENRFIIIGRPVMPRRQNLRAIVASMPRIWGLEGIVRGRIIEGRRFQFVFPSEEALETVMRRVPWAFAERMLVLQRWTPLMDLEMLNFIPFWIQIRGIPLQFMNREVIVHIAREMGQYIQMEYNEELGGRLEFVRVRLNWNVSHPLKFQRNFQFTPGVNTLLKFQYERLRGFCEVCGMITHDTGACVINNGGPAPDDGNDDSDGEEDMDVRAPNQGVIIEEVQEEEDRAEEDQDVDPVQEEYEHNAVTVETENVDEEVWNDPYRETLYSVDYYPVEMLNADSSIGRMNQKRKNWLQDADGNTLKFTNIEAGESSRGNESKRQRGVGETGDAENTDESQTEQRGAVGPEPPLPP; encoded by the coding sequence ATGATGGAAATGGCGACGATCAAGGCGATTGCCAACCGACTAGGTTTTCTAAAAATTCTTCAATTTCTCGCCACGATTTTAGTGGTTGAGTGTGATCATGATGATGGAGTGGGGCAGTTCTCTAGGAATCTCACCACGATGTCTTTTCTTCCCACAAAAGAATCCATTTGCTTTTGTGATGTTGTAACTGCGAAACGGTTTGAGAGGATGTATGTGTATAAAATCCCTTCTTTAGGGTCTATTGATTCAACATTCCATTTCAAAACAATAGCAAATCTCCTGCTTTACTTTtggaaatttacaatttttctgAGAGAAATGTCGGAAGGTTTACGGAGATCAATTCAAGACATCAACTTGGGGTGTAACGATGCCCCTTTTGTTCTACCAAGGGAGGTGGTTCGCCAAGCCGAAGAAGAGAACCGGTTCATCATCATTGGGCGTCCAGTTATGCCTAGACGCCAGAACCTCCGTGCCATTGTTGCATCTATGCCTCGAATCTGGGGACTGGAGGGTATTGTTAGGGGAAGAATCATCGAAGGACGAAGATTTCAATTTGTTTTCCCATCTGAAGAAGCGTTAGAGACGGTCATGCGAAGAGTCCCCTGGGCTTTTGCTGAACGAATGCTTGTGTTGCAGAGGTGGACGCCATTGATGGATCTGGAGATGCTCAACTTCATTCCGTTTTGGATTCAAATTCGAGGCATCCCTCTTCAGTTCATGAACAGAGAGGTGATTGTTCACATTGCTAGGGAGATGGGTCAGTATATTCAGATGGAGTACAATGAAGAACTTGGTGGAAGATTGGAGTTTGTTCGTGTAAGGCTTAACTGGAATGTATCTCATCCTTTGAAGTTTCAGCGAAATTTCCAATTTACTCCCGGGGTGAACACGCTGCTCAAATTCCAATACGAGAGGCTTCGTGGATTTTGCGAAGTTTGTGGAATGATTACTCATGACACTGGCGCTTGTGTCATTAACAATGGAGGACCTGCTCCAGATGATGGCAATGATGACAGCGACGGTGAAGAAGACATGGACGTGAGGGCTCCCAATCAAGGTGTCATCATTGAAGAAGTTCAGGAAGAGGAAGACAGGGCTGAAGAAGATCAAGATGTTGATCCGGTACAAGAGGAGTATGAGCACAATGCGGTGACAGTGGAGACTGAGAATGTTGATGAGGAGGTGTGGAATGATCCATACAGAGAGACGTTATACTCTGTGGATTATTACCCTGTGGAGATGTTAAACGCTGATAGCAGTATTGGTCGTATGAATCAAAAGAGGAAAAATTGGTTACAAGACGCAGACGGAAACACGCTAAAGTTTACTAACATTGAAGCCGGAGAGTCAAGCAGAGGGAATGAAAGTAAGAGGCAGAGAGGAGTAGGGGAGACAGGAGATGCTGAGAACACAGATGAGAGTCAGACAGAGCAGAGAGGCGCGGTGGGCCCAGAACCACCTCTTCCGCCATGA
- the LOC103849567 gene encoding uncharacterized protein LOC103849567 — MRIGINRKREPWFALGDFNEIVSNQEKIGGRVRPEASFHDFGSMMRTCGFTDLQSVGDRFSWAGQRGSHLVRCCLDRTMATGSWFDLFPVSHTEYLEMGESDHRPMITFMSAEREKPRRFFRYDNRMLHKEGFKDTVRRGWCGMGQSQLVRIPLTQRISRCRQHISQWKRLNRNNAEERISSLRNKLDNAVTSTAFSTEERNAIKDDLNQAYLEEEIYWKQKSRITWLRSGDRNTRYFHAVTKARRTRNTISSIQDEHGVIRKGHKEVAEVATTYFQNLFSSEEINLNLYNEVFLGFTPRVTQDMNDDLTKPITEEEVQAALFDMGPHRAPGPDGFSAVFYQKFWSECKADIMEEIDKFFNTGELDQQHNHTNLCLIPKIYPPMGMKEFRPIALCNVSYKIISKILVNRLKTHLPNIISEYQNAFIPGRLISDNIVVAHEIFHSLKARKRQSNSYMAVKTDITKAYDRLEWKFLQETMQHMVLSHLCIKAMNDRSLLGVKIAVQTPAVNHLLFADDSLFFSLANVKAEKKLKSIFSKYEAVSGQAINLNKSTITFGSRVRADIRTRMRNVLGIHNEGVKQVVQGWKQKHLTQGGKEVLLKSIALAMPIFSMNIFRLPKDICEEINAILARFWWGSGEKRGLHWYAWRRVCIPKKEGGLGFRDLESFNQALLGKQVWRILQNPNILMARILRARYFPDGNILNATLKRKASYAWKSILHGKELIVKGMRYIIGNGTTTKMWEDSWLSLHPPRPPRPRRDINHNMKVSDYINDNRTGWNMEKLREDVVEEDLATIQALRISSKAEQDLLGWHYNDNDLYTVKSGYWLATHLPDNNFIPPTYGNVELKKTIWNTKLPTKLQHFLWRLSSRSIATGNNLRRRHVTRDVICKRCWLEEETEEHLFFNFPYARKIWRASEVMLENGRMWIIKTRMHYTVIVLLLRYRRVLVGLFEMIEDDIREQYMLKVMQFVHLWKANSKLSLWHYNTAGGKDIRRL, encoded by the exons ATGAGAATTGGTATTAATAGAAAGAGGGAACCGTGGTTTGCACTTGGTGATTTTAATGAGATAGTCAGCAACCAAGAGAAGATAGGAGGCAGAGTACGCCCTGAAGCTTCCTTTCATGATTTCGGATCGATGATGAGAACTTGTGGTTTTACTGATCTTCAGTCTGTTGGGGATCGTTTCTCGTGGGCTGGTCAGAGAGGTTCTCACCTGGTTAGATGCTGTCTGGATCGCACAATGGCTACTGGTAGTTGGTTCGACCTATTTCCTGTCTCGCATACGGAGTATCTTGAGATGGGTGAATCAGACCATCGCCCAATGATCACATTCATGTCAGCAGAAAGAGAAAAACCTCGAAGATTCTTCAGATATGACAATAGAATGTTACATAAAGAAGGTTTTAAAGATACTGTGCGTAGAGGATGGTGTGGCATGGGACAATCTCAACTTGTTCGCATCCCGTTAACACAAAGAATCAGTCGTTGTCGTCAACATATATCTCAATGGAAGAGACTCAATAGAAACAACGCTGAGGAAAGGATTAGCTCCCTAAGAAATAAGTTGGATAACGCGGTTACCTCTACAGCTTTTTCCACAGAGGAAAGGAATGCTATCAAGGATGATCTTAATCAAGCATaccttgaagaagagatttaCTGGAAGCAGAAAAGTAGAATCACGTGGCTAAGGTCAGGGGACCGAAATACACGATATTTTCACGCGGTTACCAAAGCTAGAAGAACTAGAAATACTATAAGTTCCATTCAAGACGAGCATGGTGTCATACGTAAAGGTCATAAGGAAGTAGCTGAGGTGGCTACAACATACTTTCAGAACTTATTTTCTTCGGAGGAGATAAATTTGAATCTCTATAATGAAGTTTTTTTGGGATTCACACCGCGGGTTACTCAAGATATGAATGATGATCTAACAAAGCCGATTACTGAAGAAGAAGTTCAAGCTGCTTTGTTTGATATGGGACCTCATCGTGCTCCTGGACCTGACGGATTCTCAGCGGTTTTCTATCAGAAGTTCTGGTCAGAGTGTAAAGCAGATATAATGGAAGAAATAGATAAATTCTTCAATACAGGAGAGCTagatcaacaacataaccatacAAACCTCTGCCTCATTCCAAAGATATATCCCCCTATGGGTATGAAGGAGTTTCGCCCTATTGCTTTATGCAATGTCTCATACAAGATTATATCCAAAATATTGGTGAACCGGTTGAAGACTCATCTCCCTAATATTATTTCGGAGTATCAGAATGCTTTCATTCCAGGCAGGTTGATCTCAGACAACATTGTTGTGGCTCATGAAATATTCCACAGTCTCAAGGCTCGGAAGAGACAATCCAACTCATACATGGCGGTCAAGACTGATATCACAAAAGCTTATGACCGACTTGAATGGAAGTTCCTGCAAGAAACGATGCAGCATATGG TCTTATCTCACCTGTGCATCAAAGCTATGAATGACCGTTCTCTTCTTGGAGTAAAGATAGCAGTTCAGACACCGGCTGTAAACCACTTGCTATTCGCTGATGATTCACTGTTCTTCTCTTTGGCAAATGTAAAAGCGGAAAAGAAGTTGAAGAGCATCTTCTCAAAGTATGAGGCTGTCTCAGGTCAAGCTATTAACCTCAATAAATCTACAATTACTTTTGGAAGTAGGGTTCGAGCTGATATTAGAACAAGAATGCGGAATGTCTTAGGAATCCACAATGAAGGGG TTAAGCAAGTAGTACAAGGATGGAAACAGAAACACCTTACACAGGGAGGCAAGGAAGTACTACTCAAATCCATTGCATTGGCAATGCCTATATTCTCTATGAATATATTTCGGTTACCAAAGGACATTTGCGAGGAGATCAATGCAATTTTGGCAAGATTTTGGTGGGGTTCAGGTGAGAAAAGAGGACTGCATTGGTATGCTTGGAGGAGAGTATGCATACCTAAGAAGGAAGGAGGACTAGGATTTCGAGATTTGGAAAGTTTTAATCAAGCACTACTGGGGAAACAGGTATGGAGAATTCTACAGAACCCAAATATTTTGATGGCGAGGATTCTGAGAGCACGTTATTTCCCTGATGGAAATATATTAAATGCTACACTGAAGAGAAAGGCTTCTTATGCTTGGAAATCAATCCTCCATGGAAAGGAATTGATAGTAAAAGGGATGAGATATATAATTGGAAATGGAACAACAACCAAGATGTGGGAAGACTCCTGGTTAAGCTTACATCCACCTAGACCTCCACGACCAAGGAGAGACATCAATCACAACATGAAGGTTAGTGATTATATCAATGACAACAGAACGGGATGGAATATGGAAAAACTTCGAGAAGATGTAGTTGAGGAAGATCTTGCCACAATTCAGGCACTAAGGATTTCTTCTAAGGCTGAGCAAGATCTGTTGGGCTGGCACTACAATGATAACGATCTCTATACAGTAAAATCGGGGTATTGGCTGGCAACGCATCTCCCAGACAACAACTTTATACCACCGACTTACGGGAATGTCGAGCTGAAGAAAACAATATGGAATACAAAGCTACCAACTAAATTGCAACATTTTCTTTGGAGACTATCATCTCGGAGCATAGCTACAGGAAACAATCTGCGAAGACGACATGTAACAAGGGATGTGATATGCAAAAGATGCTGGttagaagaagaaacagaggaacATCTATTTTTCAATTTTCCTTATGCGAGGAAGATCTGGAGAGCTTCAG AAGTGATGCTCGAGAATGGAAGAATGTGGATCATCAAGACCCGGATGCATTACACTGTAATAGTGCTTCTTCTGCG ATACCGGCGTGTGCTGGTTGGGTTGTTCGAGATGATAGAGGACGATATCAGGGAGCAGTACATGCTCAAGGTTATGCAGTTTGTTCATCTTTGGAAAGCGAATTCTAAGCTATCCTTATGGCACTACAACACTGCTGGAGGAAAGGATATAAGAAGATTATAA